In Juglans microcarpa x Juglans regia isolate MS1-56 chromosome 8D, Jm3101_v1.0, whole genome shotgun sequence, the following are encoded in one genomic region:
- the LOC121241871 gene encoding uncharacterized protein LOC121241871 isoform X4 — MKESGIGEELELAKKRCGVVIDRTPRLPLIDSCRSTLLRLAHSELNFLSRCPTRSSTRLSSNIGHLEAIVHILQQPCLTGVSRVCKPIPVSSTDWNGLKTNSCSKGVHVDIVCTLNRQPVWIIVSDRNPRYIPWDRCQKSKGLRLRVEEVLAAARSSMTLKPYSIILFFSNGVGNFVREKLREEFGASEIELEFSVFDFDFSEDLDGEWINVVARSYQDACVLEIKVDDIGDIISSPGCELKGSSVAAVAPRLSEELAERSAGDPFCSLISRMKYCPFEVKNLEYSEMKELLGEVDLINFDTTALIALVSGISNGCTEKLLGTPESELRQRFKGNFEFVIGQVMSEIENPIHEELGGVISGRRGIICESVHSEFMDLVLMCGGPNEKFRANQLLKCLIYMQDPITVGIRILHGTMA, encoded by the exons ATGAAGGAGAGTGGGATTGGAGAAGAATTGGAATTGGCAAAGAAGAGATGCGGGGTCGTCATAGATAGAACACCGAGATTGCCTCTCATCGACTCATGCAGGAGCACTCTCCTTAGACTCGCCCACTCCGAGCTCAATTTCCTCTCCCGGTGTCCCACTCGCTCTTCCACACGCCTCAG TTCAAATATTGGGCACCTCGAAGCAATTGTTCACATTCTCCAGCAGCCATGTCTAACCGGTGTTTCCAGAGTTTGCAAGCCAATACCTGTATCATCTACAGATTGGAATGGGTTGAAAACCAATTCTTGTTCTAAAGGCGTCCATGTCGATATAGTTTGTACTCTCAATAGGCAACCTGTGTGGATTATTGTATCTGATAGGAACCCAAGGTACATTCCTTGGGATAGATGTCAAAAGAGTAAGGGCTTGAGATTGCGAGTTGAAGAAGTCCTTGCTGCAGCTCGGTCTTCAATGACATTGAAACCTTACTCGATCATTCTTTTCTTCTCGAATGGTGTTGGAAACTTTGTTAGAGAGAAACTCAGAGAAGAATTTGGGGCATCTGAGATTGAATTGGAGTTCTCCGTTTTCGATTTTGACTTCTCTGAGGATTTGGATGGTGAGTGGATAAATGTGGTTGCAAGATCGTACCAAGATGCATGTGTGCTTGAAATAAAGGTTGATGATATTGGTGATATCATTTCAAGTCCTGGATGTGAATTGAAAGGGTCAAGTGTTGCTGCAGTCGCACCAAGGCTTTCAGAAGAGCTAGCGGAGAGAAGTGCGGGTGATCCTTTTTGTTCACtcatttcgaggatgaaatacTGCCCTtttgaagttaaaaatttgGAATATTCTGAAATGAAGGAGTTGTTAGGTGAAGTTGATCTTATAAATTTTGATACAACAGCATTGATTGCACTTGTATCAGGGATCAGTAATGGATGTACCGAGAAACTTTTGGGTACTCCAGAGAGTGAATTGAGACAGCGGTTTAAGGGAAACTTTGAGTTTGTGATTGGACAG GTGATGTCTGAAATTGAGAATCCAATTCATGAGGAACTGGGTGGTGTAATATCTGGAAGGAGAGGCATAATATGTGAAAGTGTTCATTCAGAGTTCATGGATTTAGTACTGATGTGTGGAGGGCCTAATGAGAAGTTCAGAGCCAATCAATTACTCAAGTGCCTGAT ATACATGCAAGATCCAATTACTGTAGGAATAAGAATTCTTCATGGCACTATGGCATAG
- the LOC121241871 gene encoding uncharacterized protein LOC121241871 isoform X1, with the protein MKESGIGEELELAKKRCGVVIDRTPRLPLIDSCRSTLLRLAHSELNFLSRCPTRSSTRLSSNIGHLEAIVHILQQPCLTGVSRVCKPIPVSSTDWNGLKTNSCSKGVHVDIVCTLNRQPVWIIVSDRNPRYIPWDRCQKSKGLRLRVEEVLAAARSSMTLKPYSIILFFSNGVGNFVREKLREEFGASEIELEFSVFDFDFSEDLDGEWINVVARSYQDACVLEIKVDDIGDIISSPGCELKGSSVAAVAPRLSEELAERSAGDPFCSLISRMKYCPFEVKNLEYSEMKELLGEVDLINFDTTALIALVSGISNGCTEKLLGTPESELRQRFKGNFEFVIGQVMSEIENPIHEELGGVISGRRGIICESVHSEFMDLVLMCGGPNEKFRANQLLKCLMLVPDGPSQRVMGLPTTRKLALKNKIHARSNYCRNKNSSWHYGIVSNRTGWFILPNQPSAPWALHQAKLIETTKV; encoded by the exons ATGAAGGAGAGTGGGATTGGAGAAGAATTGGAATTGGCAAAGAAGAGATGCGGGGTCGTCATAGATAGAACACCGAGATTGCCTCTCATCGACTCATGCAGGAGCACTCTCCTTAGACTCGCCCACTCCGAGCTCAATTTCCTCTCCCGGTGTCCCACTCGCTCTTCCACACGCCTCAG TTCAAATATTGGGCACCTCGAAGCAATTGTTCACATTCTCCAGCAGCCATGTCTAACCGGTGTTTCCAGAGTTTGCAAGCCAATACCTGTATCATCTACAGATTGGAATGGGTTGAAAACCAATTCTTGTTCTAAAGGCGTCCATGTCGATATAGTTTGTACTCTCAATAGGCAACCTGTGTGGATTATTGTATCTGATAGGAACCCAAGGTACATTCCTTGGGATAGATGTCAAAAGAGTAAGGGCTTGAGATTGCGAGTTGAAGAAGTCCTTGCTGCAGCTCGGTCTTCAATGACATTGAAACCTTACTCGATCATTCTTTTCTTCTCGAATGGTGTTGGAAACTTTGTTAGAGAGAAACTCAGAGAAGAATTTGGGGCATCTGAGATTGAATTGGAGTTCTCCGTTTTCGATTTTGACTTCTCTGAGGATTTGGATGGTGAGTGGATAAATGTGGTTGCAAGATCGTACCAAGATGCATGTGTGCTTGAAATAAAGGTTGATGATATTGGTGATATCATTTCAAGTCCTGGATGTGAATTGAAAGGGTCAAGTGTTGCTGCAGTCGCACCAAGGCTTTCAGAAGAGCTAGCGGAGAGAAGTGCGGGTGATCCTTTTTGTTCACtcatttcgaggatgaaatacTGCCCTtttgaagttaaaaatttgGAATATTCTGAAATGAAGGAGTTGTTAGGTGAAGTTGATCTTATAAATTTTGATACAACAGCATTGATTGCACTTGTATCAGGGATCAGTAATGGATGTACCGAGAAACTTTTGGGTACTCCAGAGAGTGAATTGAGACAGCGGTTTAAGGGAAACTTTGAGTTTGTGATTGGACAG GTGATGTCTGAAATTGAGAATCCAATTCATGAGGAACTGGGTGGTGTAATATCTGGAAGGAGAGGCATAATATGTGAAAGTGTTCATTCAGAGTTCATGGATTTAGTACTGATGTGTGGAGGGCCTAATGAGAAGTTCAGAGCCAATCAATTACTCAAGTGCCTGAT GCTGGTGCCAGATGGTCCTTCGCAACGTGTTATGGGTCTGCCAACTACAAGAAAGCTGGCATTGAAGAACAAG ATACATGCAAGATCCAATTACTGTAGGAATAAGAATTCTTCATGGCACTATGGCATAGTCTCAAACAGGACAGGGTGGTTCATACTGCCAAACCAGCCTTCTGCTCCCTGGGCTTTGCATCAGGCTAAGCTAATCGAGACAACTAAGGTTTAG
- the LOC121241871 gene encoding uncharacterized protein LOC121241871 isoform X3, producing the protein MKESGIGEELELAKKRCGVVIDRTPRLPLIDSCRSTLLRLAHSELNFLSRCPTRSSTRLSSNIGHLEAIVHILQQPCLTGVSRVCKPIPVSSTDWNGLKTNSCSKGVHVDIVCTLNRQPVWIIVSDRNPRYIPWDRCQKSKGLRLRVEEVLAAARSSMTLKPYSIILFFSNGVGNFVREKLREEFGASEIELEFSVFDFDFSEDLDGEWINVVARSYQDACVLEIKVDDIGDIISSPGCELKGSSVAAVAPRLSEELAERSAGDPFCSLISRMKYCPFEVKNLEYSEMKELLGEVDLINFDTTALIALVSGISNGCTEKLLGTPESELRQRFKGNFEFVIGQVMSEIENPIHEELGGVISGRRGIICESVHSEFMDLVLMCGGPNEKFRANQLLKCLMLVPDGPSQRVMGLPTTRKLALKNKALMFIVLCCRYMQDPITVGIRILHGTMA; encoded by the exons ATGAAGGAGAGTGGGATTGGAGAAGAATTGGAATTGGCAAAGAAGAGATGCGGGGTCGTCATAGATAGAACACCGAGATTGCCTCTCATCGACTCATGCAGGAGCACTCTCCTTAGACTCGCCCACTCCGAGCTCAATTTCCTCTCCCGGTGTCCCACTCGCTCTTCCACACGCCTCAG TTCAAATATTGGGCACCTCGAAGCAATTGTTCACATTCTCCAGCAGCCATGTCTAACCGGTGTTTCCAGAGTTTGCAAGCCAATACCTGTATCATCTACAGATTGGAATGGGTTGAAAACCAATTCTTGTTCTAAAGGCGTCCATGTCGATATAGTTTGTACTCTCAATAGGCAACCTGTGTGGATTATTGTATCTGATAGGAACCCAAGGTACATTCCTTGGGATAGATGTCAAAAGAGTAAGGGCTTGAGATTGCGAGTTGAAGAAGTCCTTGCTGCAGCTCGGTCTTCAATGACATTGAAACCTTACTCGATCATTCTTTTCTTCTCGAATGGTGTTGGAAACTTTGTTAGAGAGAAACTCAGAGAAGAATTTGGGGCATCTGAGATTGAATTGGAGTTCTCCGTTTTCGATTTTGACTTCTCTGAGGATTTGGATGGTGAGTGGATAAATGTGGTTGCAAGATCGTACCAAGATGCATGTGTGCTTGAAATAAAGGTTGATGATATTGGTGATATCATTTCAAGTCCTGGATGTGAATTGAAAGGGTCAAGTGTTGCTGCAGTCGCACCAAGGCTTTCAGAAGAGCTAGCGGAGAGAAGTGCGGGTGATCCTTTTTGTTCACtcatttcgaggatgaaatacTGCCCTtttgaagttaaaaatttgGAATATTCTGAAATGAAGGAGTTGTTAGGTGAAGTTGATCTTATAAATTTTGATACAACAGCATTGATTGCACTTGTATCAGGGATCAGTAATGGATGTACCGAGAAACTTTTGGGTACTCCAGAGAGTGAATTGAGACAGCGGTTTAAGGGAAACTTTGAGTTTGTGATTGGACAG GTGATGTCTGAAATTGAGAATCCAATTCATGAGGAACTGGGTGGTGTAATATCTGGAAGGAGAGGCATAATATGTGAAAGTGTTCATTCAGAGTTCATGGATTTAGTACTGATGTGTGGAGGGCCTAATGAGAAGTTCAGAGCCAATCAATTACTCAAGTGCCTGAT GCTGGTGCCAGATGGTCCTTCGCAACGTGTTATGGGTCTGCCAACTACAAGAAAGCTGGCATTGAAGAACAAG GCACTAATGTTCATAGTTCTATGTTGCAGATACATGCAAGATCCAATTACTGTAGGAATAAGAATTCTTCATGGCACTATGGCATAG
- the LOC121241871 gene encoding uncharacterized protein LOC121241871 isoform X2, whose amino-acid sequence MKESGIGEELELAKKRCGVVIDRTPRLPLIDSCRSTLLRLAHSELNFLSRCPTRSSTRLSSNIGHLEAIVHILQQPCLTGVSRVCKPIPVSSTDWNGLKTNSCSKGVHVDIVCTLNRQPVWIIVSDRNPRYIPWDRCQKSKGLRLRVEEVLAAARSSMTLKPYSIILFFSNGVGNFVREKLREEFGASEIELEFSVFDFDFSEDLDGEWINVVARSYQDACVLEIKVDDIGDIISSPGCELKGSSVAAVAPRLSEELAERSAGDPFCSLISRMKYCPFEVKNLEYSEMKELLGEVDLINFDTTALIALVSGISNGCTEKLLGTPESELRQRFKGNFEFVIGQVMSEIENPIHEELGGVISGRRGIICESVHSEFMDLVLMCGGPNEKFRANQLLKCLMLVPDGPSQRVMGLPTTRKLALKNKVVFGTGDYWLAPTLTANMAFVRAISQTGMSLFTIEHRPRALTGD is encoded by the exons ATGAAGGAGAGTGGGATTGGAGAAGAATTGGAATTGGCAAAGAAGAGATGCGGGGTCGTCATAGATAGAACACCGAGATTGCCTCTCATCGACTCATGCAGGAGCACTCTCCTTAGACTCGCCCACTCCGAGCTCAATTTCCTCTCCCGGTGTCCCACTCGCTCTTCCACACGCCTCAG TTCAAATATTGGGCACCTCGAAGCAATTGTTCACATTCTCCAGCAGCCATGTCTAACCGGTGTTTCCAGAGTTTGCAAGCCAATACCTGTATCATCTACAGATTGGAATGGGTTGAAAACCAATTCTTGTTCTAAAGGCGTCCATGTCGATATAGTTTGTACTCTCAATAGGCAACCTGTGTGGATTATTGTATCTGATAGGAACCCAAGGTACATTCCTTGGGATAGATGTCAAAAGAGTAAGGGCTTGAGATTGCGAGTTGAAGAAGTCCTTGCTGCAGCTCGGTCTTCAATGACATTGAAACCTTACTCGATCATTCTTTTCTTCTCGAATGGTGTTGGAAACTTTGTTAGAGAGAAACTCAGAGAAGAATTTGGGGCATCTGAGATTGAATTGGAGTTCTCCGTTTTCGATTTTGACTTCTCTGAGGATTTGGATGGTGAGTGGATAAATGTGGTTGCAAGATCGTACCAAGATGCATGTGTGCTTGAAATAAAGGTTGATGATATTGGTGATATCATTTCAAGTCCTGGATGTGAATTGAAAGGGTCAAGTGTTGCTGCAGTCGCACCAAGGCTTTCAGAAGAGCTAGCGGAGAGAAGTGCGGGTGATCCTTTTTGTTCACtcatttcgaggatgaaatacTGCCCTtttgaagttaaaaatttgGAATATTCTGAAATGAAGGAGTTGTTAGGTGAAGTTGATCTTATAAATTTTGATACAACAGCATTGATTGCACTTGTATCAGGGATCAGTAATGGATGTACCGAGAAACTTTTGGGTACTCCAGAGAGTGAATTGAGACAGCGGTTTAAGGGAAACTTTGAGTTTGTGATTGGACAG GTGATGTCTGAAATTGAGAATCCAATTCATGAGGAACTGGGTGGTGTAATATCTGGAAGGAGAGGCATAATATGTGAAAGTGTTCATTCAGAGTTCATGGATTTAGTACTGATGTGTGGAGGGCCTAATGAGAAGTTCAGAGCCAATCAATTACTCAAGTGCCTGAT GCTGGTGCCAGATGGTCCTTCGCAACGTGTTATGGGTCTGCCAACTACAAGAAAGCTGGCATTGAAGAACAAGGTAGTTTTTGGCACCGGTGATTACTGGCTTGCTCCAACCTTAACAGCAAATATGGCATTTGTCAGAGCAATTTCGCAGACCGGAATGTCCCTGTTTACTATTGAGCATAGACCACGGGCTTTAACTGGCGATTAA
- the LOC121241872 gene encoding uncharacterized protein LOC121241872 yields MDLPLVGGEYTWSNGRAWSKLDRFLVSPLWEAHYPEVSQKRLARVSSDHFPILLDCGGIHRGRRYFKFENMWLKVNGFVEMVSTWWASYQFSGTLSFILAGKLKALKQDLKKWNLEVFGHTDNQKSTLLEELQELEGKELLRHHGAKNPEPFG; encoded by the exons ATGGACCTTCCCTTGGTGGGTGGTGAGTACACATGGTCTAACGGCCGTGCTTGGTCGaaattggatagattccttgtcTCGCCGTTatgggaagcccactatccaGAAGTAAGTCAGAAAAGGTTAGCTCGAGTCAGTTCAGACCATTTTCCCATTCTCttagattgtgggggcattcacAGGGGTCgccggtatttcaagtttgagaatatgtggcttaaagTGAACgggtttgtagagatggtgaGTACTTGGTGGGCATCGTACCAGTTTAGTGGCACTCTgagtttcattcttgcaggtaagCTGAAGGCTCTAAAACAAGATctgaagaagtggaacttggaagtttttggtcacACTGACAATCAAAAGTCCACTTTGTTGGAGGAATTGCAGGAGTTAGAGGGTAAGGAATTATT GAGACATCATGGTGCCAAAAATCCAgagccctttggttga